Proteins encoded within one genomic window of Anastrepha ludens isolate Willacy chromosome 4, idAnaLude1.1, whole genome shotgun sequence:
- the LOC128862444 gene encoding exosome complex component RRP43-like has product MAEQHKLIYPVKHFRDFVENDIRLDGRTFDKYRPIGVNIDSFQHSLGSSATKIGNSNILCGIRAELSKPRPATPLSGYIVPNVDMSFTSFSKATATGNNQNVAEILECFIYRILNESHCLKLEDLCIHPGKLVWCLYIDLIGLEVDGGVFDASILACASALSTLKLPKVIYDEKSGKIEIGDEMKELHLDIFPVVSTYSIFDNVALVDPTHREESLSSAVFNLGVHEDTVGLFHKSGGVPISVKEIQHSVKNAVKREQEITSLLKSLKSNKE; this is encoded by the exons ATGGCTGAACAGCACAA GTTGATATaccctgtgaaacattttcGCGATTTTGTCGAAAACGACATTCGTTTAGATGGTCGCACATTCGATAAATATCGTCCAATCGGTGTGAATATTGATTCATTCCAACATTCATTGGGTTCAAGTGcaacaaaaattggaaattcaaatattttatgtggCATACGAGCAGAGTTGTCCAAGCCGCGACCTGCCACGCCACTTTCCGGCTACATTGTACCTAATGTGGATATGTCATTCACATCGTTTTCGAAGGCTACAGCAACGGGTAACaatcaaaatgttgccgaaataTTGGAATGCTTTATATATAGAATTCTGAATGAGTCGCACTGTTTGAAATTAGAAGATTTGTGCATACATCCGGGAAAGCTGGTCTGGTGTCTTTATATAGATTTAATTGGCTTGGAAGTAGATGGTGGCGTATTTGATGCTTCAATTCTAGCTTGTGCCTCAGCGCTTAGCACTCTAAAATTGCCCAAAGTTATATATGATGAAAAAAGTGGTAAAATAGAGATAGGCGATGAAATGAAGGAGCTGCATTTGGATATTTTTCCCGTGGTCAGCACCTACAGTATCTTTGACAA TGTTGCGCTCGTTGACCCCACTCATCGGGAAGAGAGTTTATCAAGCGCAGTATTCAATTTGGGGGTGCATGAAGACACAGTTGGATTGTTCCATAAAAGTGGGGGAGTACCCATTTCggtaaaagaaatacaacattCCGTAAAAAATGCTGTAAAACGAGAACAAGAGATCACAAGCctgttaaaaagtttaaaaagtaataaagaatAA
- the LOC128862445 gene encoding mitochondrial import receptor subunit TOM20 homolog — translation MNAINKTAIGIAAGVAGTLFIGYCIYFDNKRRADPEYKKKVRERRRRNRKSGNTGRSGIPNLNDHEAIERYFLQEIQLGETLIARGEFETGVEHLANAIVVCGQPARLLQVLQTSLPAQVFAMLILKMQEFGNRANAEMSDTPKIVTANSIGGADIPTGLDSAHSAVLIDDLE, via the exons atgaatgcaataaataaaacggCGATAGGCATAGCTGCCGGAGTTGCGGGCACACTTTTTATTGGATACTGCATTTATTTTGACAACAAACGACGCGCCGACCCAGAGTACAAAAAGAAAGTCAGAGAGC gtcGACGTCGAAATCGCAAAAGTGGAAATACTGGCCGTAGTGGAATTCCAAATCTTAATGACCACGAAGCAATTGAGAG GTATTTCCTTCAGGAAATTCAATTGGGAGAAACTTTAATTGCACGGGGCGAATTCGAAACCGGTGTGGAGCATCTTGCAAATGCCATCGTAGTGTGCGGACAACCGGCCCGTCTCTTGCAAGTGTTGCAGACTTCCCTACCTGCACAAGTATTTGCCATGCTGATTCTTAAAATGCAAGAATTTGGCAATCGTGCAAATGCTGAAATGAGCGACACACCAAAAATAGTTACAGCAAACTCGATCGGAGGCGCCGATATTCCTACTGGGCTTGATAGTGCCCACTCTGCAGTTTTGATTGATGATCTAGAATAG